TATAGAGGATTCGATGTAACGATCGAAATCGATGGAAACAAAATCTTTAGCGGACAAACAGTGGAGTTAACACAAGTCCATGTGAAGGTGTATGATCAAAAAGCTCGTCCGATTGATGAGACAACGAACCCTTTAAGTGAAACATATGGATATGTTGAGGTGTCAAACAATGAAGAATGAAAAAGGAGTTACGCTCGTTGAATTACTTGCTTCCATCGTCTTAGTTGGGTTATTCGGCACTATTATATGGACATTATTTTTTCAAGGTTTTTCTTTTAACGAAACAGAAGTTTCCAAGCAACAAATCCAACAAGAAGCAACGCTACTTCTAAATGGAATAGATGCCGTTCATCAAAAAGGGAAACCGTATAGCATTACTGTTACTCCAACGAGTGTTATCCTGAGTGATACAAATTCGAACGAGATTTTATTTGAAAGTACTAGACAAGGAATAACTTATGAACTAGTTTCCATAACAAAGAATGACGTAGTCCCTAAAACGGAAAGTTTATCAATTGATCTACTCGTTAAAAGTGAGCGAAATACTAACCTTACAGCAGAAGTAAAAACCACATTTAGGAAACTGAAATAGGAGGTGCCAGATGAAACAACTTACGAATGAAAGAGGTTATACGTTACTGCTGACGTTAGTTATTGCAGTCTTAATCGTAGGATTCATTAGCCTCTTATTAGCTGGTACGCTCACCCAACAAACACAAGTAGAAAAAACAGATCACAATTTTGTAGCAGACGATGTTGCCGAAATGGGAATGGAATATTATCGTGCCGATATTTTAAATAAGTACGTGATAACTGCAAAGGAAGTCAAAACTGCCATACAGGACGCTATAACTACGAATCCAGAAAAATATGTTACAGCAACTCAAGTTCAACAGTTAGAGCAAGAGAAAGAAGAAGCGGGTATTAATAGCCTTCGAGGATACATAGAGGCTTATACATTATCGAACCATTTAGTAGAAAAGGATAAATCCGAATTTCAATTATATTCTGTTCCCAAAACCTCACTTGCATCGAATGCTGTACAAGTTAAAATCGAGCTAAAAGGAAATTATTTAGAGGCGGTTCAATTAAGTACACTCTCTCTGTTATTACCCATCAACTTAGTAAACACTAATTTTAATGGCGGAAGTGGAAATGGTTCAGGCGGAAATAGTTATGATCAGTTATTTCCAACTCCCGATTTCCAACTTCCTGAAAACATTTCAGCATGTGATGACGCATTTTCAAATTCACCTTGCAAAATTTATGATACAAAAGTCAATTTATCAACTATTCCCGACGACACAGTTGTCTATTTCGTAGGTAATCTTTCTGCAAATCAAACACTTATGGGATTAGACGGAAGAAATGGAACATTGTACTTATTAGGAAATTTAGATATACAAAATTCCACCAATATTGAAAATGTGAATGTTTTTATTCAAGGAGAGTCCTCCTACAATCATTTAGAGGCAAAAAACGCTAAATTCTACTACGGAGATGACTTAGATTTTAAAATTGAAACCACATTTACGAACTCTATCATTCGGATTGCAGGCACCGCAGTTCAAGGTAGCAATTCGCATGGAAATAAAGGAATAGAGTTGGATCATTCTACGTTGTCATTTGAAGGTGCCAACAACACAATTAGTAAAATCACGATGAATCATAACGCAAAGGTTTGTGTTGCAAATAATACGACAATTGATGTGATTGATCATTCAAGCGGCACTATTTACGTGAAAGAAGGGGTTACGTTCTCTCCATCCACCCATTTATCAAAGAACTATGTGCAAGTACTTTCTGATGCTGAATTTACCTCCACATGTATTGGGACACCCTCTGGTGGTAGTACTTCAGTTAAAACTGATATAAATGTTAACTTAGAAAACATTACAAACGACGTAGAATATGATATTCAAACTCCTGAATAATAAAGCAAGTTAGCATTAGAATAAAAACCGAACGATATCGACGTACTTCTTCCGTGTCGAAATCGTTCGGTTTTTTTAAGAAACTAGATGCTATCGAGATTGAAAAGCTTCACTTGAAACTTCGTTTTTTTATTTCATCAGACTTCTAGCTTTTTATTTCCCAACATGATGCTGATCATCCTTTTCGATTGAATCCGGATCATCCGAATCGTCCGTACCTCCAGGAGGTGTTCCTGTTGGATTCGAGTCGTCATCTGTTGAAGGTGTTCCTGTGGACGGTGTTGTAGGAGTGTTTGTCTGTCCTCCGGAAGAATCATATGTTGAACCAGGGCTTGCTGGTGAACCATTTTGTTCAGGTGAAGCCACTTCTTGTAAGCGGTACTGTATTTCATTGATTGGAAAATACGTATCAACAGATTGAACAAAAGTATCTATTTCGTCACTACCTATAAAGATTGTTCGGGATACTGTCACTTCTCTTCCTTCTTTACCAAGCTCTGTTTTCACTAAATATGGATTAGTGACAAGCTGGATTTGCACACGAAACGGCAATACGTTTTGATCACTTTTTTGTGCAGTTACGTGTAAGTCTGTCATTCTGGAACGAATTTCCACGCTCAATGTAGAGCCAGAAATGGATGACTGAATGGTGATGGGATAGCCATAGCTATTTTTGATGACGAGATCAGTCGTTTCCGAAAGATACGCTTCCGTTCCTAGTGGAACATTGTATTGATTTGACTCACTAATACTACGAGAGACTACTTCTATCGGTGCATTCAATGATGCAGCATAAAGTGTAGATGCAAGTTTCGTTTTAAATTCAGCAGAATAAAGCCCAGTTGGATCGTCATTAAGTAACGTGTTCAAGGAAATCTTTTCACCAATGGGTACGGAAATTGTCGAGTGGTTCCGAATCCAATTTGTTGGGCTTTC
The Paenisporosarcina cavernae genome window above contains:
- a CDS encoding type II secretion system protein, whose amino-acid sequence is MKQLTNERGYTLLLTLVIAVLIVGFISLLLAGTLTQQTQVEKTDHNFVADDVAEMGMEYYRADILNKYVITAKEVKTAIQDAITTNPEKYVTATQVQQLEQEKEEAGINSLRGYIEAYTLSNHLVEKDKSEFQLYSVPKTSLASNAVQVKIELKGNYLEAVQLSTLSLLLPINLVNTNFNGGSGNGSGGNSYDQLFPTPDFQLPENISACDDAFSNSPCKIYDTKVNLSTIPDDTVVYFVGNLSANQTLMGLDGRNGTLYLLGNLDIQNSTNIENVNVFIQGESSYNHLEAKNAKFYYGDDLDFKIETTFTNSIIRIAGTAVQGSNSHGNKGIELDHSTLSFEGANNTISKITMNHNAKVCVANNTTIDVIDHSSGTIYVKEGVTFSPSTHLSKNYVQVLSDAEFTSTCIGTPSGGSTSVKTDINVNLENITNDVEYDIQTPE
- a CDS encoding VanW family protein — translated: MERQNSIQFFLITLLIGVILLAGTFGFSTVSSAIFGTVNSPFEDGTTIGETDVSGLTPQQAKKVLEKDIVNWQENYPISMQVLFKQVLLNPEVIQFDMENSIAEAKNGTQNDLLVLVDEVKLQQSLEEIGYRHAQEQHDFQALKQLLTEKAAHYEKSSVPVNLIRYMSEVSADEGTISDASLPINVQDESPTNWIRNHSTISVPIGEKISLNTLLNDDPTGLYSAEFKTKLASTLYAASLNAPIEVVSRSISESNQYNVPLGTEAYLSETTDLVIKNSYGYPITIQSSISGSTLSVEIRSRMTDLHVTAQKSDQNVLPFRVQIQLVTNPYLVKTELGKEGREVTVSRTIFIGSDEIDTFVQSVDTYFPINEIQYRLQEVASPEQNGSPASPGSTYDSSGGQTNTPTTPSTGTPSTDDDSNPTGTPPGGTDDSDDPDSIEKDDQHHVGK
- a CDS encoding type II secretion system protein, producing MKNEKGVTLVELLASIVLVGLFGTIIWTLFFQGFSFNETEVSKQQIQQEATLLLNGIDAVHQKGKPYSITVTPTSVILSDTNSNEILFESTRQGITYELVSITKNDVVPKTESLSIDLLVKSERNTNLTAEVKTTFRKLK